In a genomic window of Octadecabacter temperatus:
- the phnN gene encoding phosphonate metabolism protein/1,5-bisphosphokinase (PRPP-forming) PhnN: MKNGRLIAVVGPSGVGKDSVMEGLAAADPSLHLVRRTITRAPELGGEDYDAVSVAEFEDMAARGNFAVHWGAHDLQYGIPVSIQTVLAGGQDCLANFSRTALAAGDAAFAHFCVLNITARPETLAARLAARGRESDAQIAKRLAQASKPLPSELKVMTVSNDGALDATIAQALSLLQSVRA, encoded by the coding sequence ATGAAAAACGGGCGCCTCATAGCGGTTGTCGGCCCGTCCGGTGTAGGCAAGGACAGCGTCATGGAAGGGCTCGCCGCGGCAGATCCATCGCTGCACCTAGTGCGGCGCACGATTACCCGCGCGCCGGAATTGGGCGGCGAGGACTATGATGCCGTCAGCGTGGCAGAGTTCGAAGACATGGCGGCTCGTGGGAATTTTGCCGTTCACTGGGGTGCCCATGACTTGCAGTACGGCATTCCCGTGTCCATCCAAACTGTGCTGGCGGGCGGTCAAGATTGCCTCGCTAATTTTTCACGCACCGCGTTGGCCGCAGGTGACGCGGCCTTTGCGCATTTCTGTGTCCTCAACATTACTGCACGCCCTGAGACACTTGCCGCGCGTCTGGCAGCGCGGGGCCGCGAAAGCGACGCACAGATTGCGAAACGTCTGGCGCAAGCGAGCAAACCATTGCCATCCGAGTTGAAGGTAATGACGGTCAGTAATGACGGCGCGCTCGATGCAACAATCGCGCAAGCCCTGTCGCTTCTTCAATCCGTGAGAGCGTAG
- a CDS encoding alpha-D-ribose 1-methylphosphonate 5-phosphate C-P-lyase PhnJ yields MSDYNFAYLDEQTKRMIRRAILKGLAIPGYQVPFASREMPMPYGWGTGGVQVSAAVMTPDDRFKVIDQGADDTTNAVSIRTFFERTAGVATTTNTSQATVIQTRHRIPEEPLSEGQILVYQVPIPEPLRFLEPRESETRKMHSLEEYGLMHVKLYEDISRHGHIATSYDYPVKVEGRYVMDPSPIPKFDNPKLGDMAAIQLFGAGREQRIYALPPYTQVVSLDFEDHPFEASKPDHPCAMCGAENSYLDEVITDDAGGRMFVCSDTDFCESRQAAGYTGTMNGKDAA; encoded by the coding sequence ATGAGCGATTACAACTTCGCCTATCTGGACGAACAAACAAAGCGCATGATCCGCCGCGCGATCCTCAAGGGGTTGGCGATCCCCGGCTATCAGGTGCCGTTTGCCAGCCGCGAAATGCCGATGCCTTATGGTTGGGGCACGGGCGGGGTGCAGGTGTCTGCGGCGGTGATGACGCCGGATGACCGGTTCAAGGTGATTGACCAAGGGGCGGATGATACGACCAACGCCGTGTCCATACGCACGTTTTTTGAACGCACCGCCGGGGTGGCCACGACAACAAACACGTCTCAGGCCACCGTTATTCAGACCCGTCACCGCATCCCCGAAGAGCCGCTAAGTGAGGGCCAGATCCTTGTCTATCAAGTGCCAATCCCCGAGCCTTTGCGGTTTCTGGAACCTCGCGAAAGCGAAACACGCAAGATGCACAGTCTCGAGGAATACGGCCTGATGCATGTGAAGCTCTATGAGGACATCAGCCGCCATGGCCATATTGCCACGTCCTATGATTATCCCGTCAAGGTCGAGGGACGTTATGTGATGGATCCATCCCCGATCCCGAAATTCGACAACCCCAAACTTGGGGATATGGCGGCGATCCAACTGTTTGGGGCAGGCCGCGAGCAACGTATTTATGCGCTACCGCCATACACACAGGTCGTGTCGCTTGATTTCGAAGATCACCCATTTGAGGCCTCCAAACCGGATCACCCCTGCGCAATGTGCGGGGCGGAAAACAGCTACCTCGACGAAGTGATCACCGACGACGCGGGCGGACGCATGTTTGTGTGTTCAGACACAGATTTCTGTGAGTCTAGACAAGCCGCAGGCTACACCGGCACGATGAACGGAAAGGACGCGGCATGA
- the phnK gene encoding phosphonate C-P lyase system protein PhnK gives MKKTDACDLGSKGPATVTPLLSVQGITKSYGHHIGCKDVGFDLYPGEVMGIVGESGSGKSTLLNCMAGHLVPDAGEVVFDTQTDGPRDTVTMSEPERRMLSRTDWAFVHQHARDGLRMGVSAGGNVGERLMAVGERHYGDIRAKATDWLGRVEIDATRVDDRPTTFSGGMQQRLQIARNLVTGPRLVFMDEPTGGLDVSVQARLLDLLRGLVRDMGLSAIIVTHDLAVVRLLADRLMVMKDGHVVEAGLTDQVLDDPQHAYSQLLVSSVLQV, from the coding sequence ATGAAAAAAACTGACGCATGTGATCTCGGTTCCAAGGGCCCAGCTACGGTCACCCCTTTGCTTTCGGTCCAAGGGATAACAAAATCTTACGGCCACCATATTGGCTGCAAGGATGTGGGGTTCGACCTTTATCCCGGCGAGGTCATGGGGATTGTTGGGGAAAGCGGGTCAGGTAAATCCACTTTGCTGAACTGTATGGCGGGACATCTTGTTCCCGATGCAGGTGAAGTGGTGTTCGATACGCAAACGGACGGACCGCGCGATACGGTCACGATGTCAGAGCCCGAACGGCGCATGTTGTCGCGTACCGATTGGGCCTTTGTGCATCAACATGCCCGTGACGGGTTGCGAATGGGCGTCAGTGCGGGCGGCAATGTGGGCGAACGCCTAATGGCCGTTGGCGAACGTCATTATGGCGACATTCGCGCCAAGGCGACCGATTGGCTTGGTCGCGTAGAAATTGACGCCACCCGTGTCGATGATCGCCCCACGACGTTTTCTGGCGGGATGCAGCAGCGCCTTCAAATTGCCCGCAATCTGGTGACGGGGCCAAGGTTGGTGTTCATGGATGAACCCACGGGCGGGCTTGATGTGTCTGTTCAGGCGCGGCTGCTAGATCTGTTGCGCGGGTTGGTGCGCGATATGGGGCTGTCGGCGATTATCGTGACCCATGACCTCGCCGTGGTGCGCCTGCTGGCGGATCGTTTGATGGTCATGAAAGACGGCCATGTGGTCGAGGCAGGTCTGACCGATCAGGTGCTGGATGATCCCCAGCACGCCTATAGCCAACTTCTTGTCAGTTCTGTGTTGCAGGTGTGA
- a CDS encoding transglutaminase domain-containing protein, whose amino-acid sequence MRALDVAVQTKTRDPILAPVGTFTSQVKVADLRVTGGRILSVAIDADVELSAALIEPVGSSVTLHYDLIENQGGHYPEASFRVRDTPHTRAANDLACASRDIALTAGGGRAGIEALIAEAEARFSYGHPEKRFTDEKDAVPYLSCGLTEGPCVDINTYLVASLRSAGYDAAYFYGYFFPKERDGMTDDGHCWVVTRNSDEILEWDIAHHIKAGLGPTRASLNPRPGERVAVTHSMGHRYNIAGRQIDIKILGEPLQIPASGQPIDVSLTAHLSRVAPKQPRKIEGE is encoded by the coding sequence ATGAGGGCACTTGACGTGGCAGTGCAGACCAAGACCCGTGACCCAATCCTCGCGCCTGTTGGCACCTTCACATCGCAGGTCAAGGTCGCGGATTTGCGCGTGACGGGGGGGCGCATCTTATCGGTCGCAATCGATGCGGACGTTGAGTTGTCCGCAGCCTTGATCGAGCCTGTGGGAAGCAGCGTCACGCTTCATTACGATCTCATCGAAAATCAAGGCGGCCACTATCCGGAGGCTTCCTTTAGGGTGCGCGATACGCCCCACACGCGCGCCGCAAATGACCTCGCGTGCGCGAGCCGCGATATTGCTCTGACTGCAGGTGGCGGCCGTGCTGGGATCGAAGCTTTGATCGCCGAAGCCGAGGCAAGGTTCAGTTACGGACACCCTGAAAAGCGCTTTACCGACGAAAAGGATGCTGTGCCGTATCTGTCGTGTGGATTGACCGAAGGGCCTTGCGTGGACATCAACACTTATCTTGTCGCAAGCCTGCGTTCCGCTGGATATGACGCCGCTTATTTCTACGGGTATTTCTTCCCCAAAGAACGAGATGGCATGACGGATGACGGTCATTGTTGGGTGGTGACACGCAACAGTGACGAGATCCTAGAGTGGGACATCGCCCACCATATCAAGGCCGGACTTGGCCCAACCCGCGCTAGTCTGAATCCACGACCCGGCGAAAGGGTCGCGGTGACGCATTCGATGGGACACCGTTACAACATTGCGGGCCGGCAGATCGACATCAAAATCCTAGGCGAACCTTTGCAGATCCCAGCAAGCGGACAGCCCATAGATGTTTCATTGACAGCCCACCTGTCACGGGTCGCCCCGAAACAACCCAGAAAAATTGAGGGTGAGTGA
- a CDS encoding HAD family hydrolase, whose translation MTPDTVVFDIGGVLIDWQPHLAWADEMDTAAAHAFMDRIAFEKLNLACDAGATFAMAASQISDPDDAARLARYVERYQHTVPAKITGTWDILHTLKNAGTPVHAITNWSAETWPEGCKAHPELLEVFNTIVVSGEVGVIKPSTEIYTLLCHRADIAPERCVFIDDGLHNCIGARAAGMDAIHFTGPDALRKDLEARSLL comes from the coding sequence ATGACCCCTGATACCGTCGTTTTTGACATCGGCGGCGTGCTGATCGATTGGCAGCCGCATTTGGCATGGGCCGATGAGATGGACACCGCAGCAGCGCATGCGTTCATGGATCGTATTGCATTCGAAAAGCTCAACCTTGCCTGTGATGCGGGGGCCACGTTTGCCATGGCTGCATCGCAAATTTCGGATCCTGATGATGCGGCGCGGCTTGCCCGATATGTTGAGCGGTACCAACACACGGTCCCAGCCAAGATCACTGGCACTTGGGACATTCTCCATACCCTGAAGAACGCCGGTACGCCTGTTCATGCGATCACCAATTGGTCCGCCGAAACATGGCCCGAGGGCTGCAAGGCGCATCCCGAGCTGTTGGAGGTCTTCAACACAATTGTCGTGTCCGGTGAAGTTGGCGTCATCAAACCCTCAACCGAAATCTACACCCTTTTGTGCCACCGCGCAGACATCGCGCCAGAGCGGTGCGTGTTCATTGATGATGGTCTGCACAATTGCATCGGTGCGCGGGCAGCAGGGATGGATGCGATCCATTTCACCGGTCCCGACGCCTTGCGCAAAGACCTTGAGGCAAGGAGCTTGCTATGA
- the phnL gene encoding phosphonate C-P lyase system protein PhnL has protein sequence MIDLINVSKTFTLHNQSSAVIEVINDVSLSVGLGECVALTGASGAGKSTLMRMIYGNYLTQAGQILIGGTDVVQAEPRDVIALRRETLGYVSQFLRVVPRVPTLDVVAEPLRAVGASATDAQARAKELLAKLNIPQRLWSLSPTTFSGGEQQRVNIARGFAHPYPAMLLDEPTASLDAANREVVLSLIEEAKARGAAIIGIFHDEAARVRVCDREIDVSQFTPGIAA, from the coding sequence ATGATAGACCTTATAAACGTGTCCAAGACCTTTACGCTACACAATCAAAGCAGTGCGGTAATTGAGGTCATCAACGATGTGTCATTGTCCGTGGGGCTCGGCGAATGCGTGGCGCTGACTGGTGCTTCTGGTGCTGGCAAATCGACGCTGATGCGGATGATCTATGGCAATTACCTTACGCAGGCCGGGCAAATCCTGATCGGTGGAACCGACGTGGTGCAGGCTGAACCGCGCGATGTTATCGCTTTGCGCCGTGAAACGCTTGGCTACGTGAGCCAATTCCTTCGGGTCGTGCCGCGTGTGCCGACGTTGGATGTGGTCGCCGAACCGCTGCGCGCCGTGGGTGCCAGCGCGACAGATGCGCAGGCCCGTGCCAAAGAACTGTTAGCCAAACTCAATATCCCACAGCGGCTTTGGTCCTTGTCACCCACAACCTTTTCGGGCGGTGAACAGCAACGCGTGAACATCGCACGCGGCTTCGCCCACCCTTATCCAGCGATGCTGCTTGATGAACCAACGGCCAGCCTTGATGCCGCCAACCGCGAGGTTGTTTTGTCCTTGATCGAAGAGGCCAAAGCCCGAGGTGCTGCTATCATCGGCATATTTCACGATGAAGCCGCCCGCGTCCGTGTCTGCGACCGTGAAATCGACGTTAGCCAATTTACGCCCGGAATTGCGGCATGA